The following are encoded together in the Terriglobia bacterium genome:
- a CDS encoding M23 family metallopeptidase — MSRKFYTIFILPHAHARFRKIHVSRNFLLILAGIVALAVAAGATTPHLFLAIRARTQAIASLQEENRKLKAVNGRFEASLAQLGAQLDAFDAGVRRLASAVGLKDLPTFRRSSGGATVVSPETANGNAMLDGEIEALRTRAITLDSSLDQLNRKWEERLRVLASTPNGLPVAGSYSDGFGWRKDPFSGEPEFHTGLDVVAPIGTAVRATADGVVTRVGTDSGYGRMVQLSHGYGLGTLYGHLSATLVRPGARVRRGDVIGRVGTTGRSTGPHVHYEVVKGGHRVDPRKYTSDSHF; from the coding sequence ATGTCGCGGAAGTTCTATACGATCTTCATTCTGCCGCACGCACACGCCCGCTTCCGCAAGATCCACGTCTCGCGGAACTTTCTCCTGATCCTCGCTGGCATCGTCGCTCTGGCCGTGGCGGCCGGCGCGACGACGCCTCACCTCTTCCTCGCCATTCGCGCGCGCACGCAGGCCATCGCCAGCCTCCAGGAAGAGAACCGCAAGCTCAAGGCGGTCAACGGCCGGTTCGAGGCGTCGCTGGCCCAGCTCGGAGCGCAGCTCGACGCGTTCGACGCCGGGGTGCGGCGCCTGGCGTCCGCCGTGGGCCTCAAGGATCTCCCGACCTTCCGTCGCTCCTCCGGGGGCGCGACGGTCGTGAGCCCGGAGACCGCGAACGGGAACGCGATGCTCGACGGGGAGATCGAGGCGCTGAGAACCCGCGCGATCACCCTCGATTCCTCCCTCGATCAGCTGAATCGGAAATGGGAGGAGCGACTCCGGGTCCTGGCGTCGACCCCGAACGGCCTGCCCGTCGCCGGCAGCTACTCCGACGGCTTCGGATGGCGCAAGGACCCGTTCTCCGGCGAGCCCGAATTCCACACCGGGCTGGACGTCGTCGCACCCATCGGGACCGCGGTGCGCGCCACCGCCGACGGCGTCGTGACCCGCGTCGGGACCGACAGCGGCTACGGCAGGATGGTCCAGCTGTCCCACGGGTACGGGCTGGGAACGCTCTACGGACACCTCTCGGCGACGCTGGTCCGACCCGGAGCGCGCGTCCGGCGGGGCGACGTCATCGGCCGGGTGGGCACCACCGGACGTTCCACGGGGCCGCACGTGCATTACGAGGTGGTGAAGGGCGGCCACCGCGTGGACCCGCGGAAATACACCTCCGACAGCCACTTCTAG
- a CDS encoding sigma-70 family RNA polymerase sigma factor, whose translation MSLEESSGLERESLVDPPNGEKALEEESDASAAAPSGALVPVGGRSLAATDPLRRYIAEVRRYAPLDREEEQRLARLYRETGDRDALFRLVTSNLMLVVRIALSFRRAVQSVLDLVQEGNVGLMQALERFDPDLGVRLPTYAAWWIRAYIVKFLLDNVRQVRVGTTNARRKLLHNLAQERRRLEAEGFEVGPKLLAERFGVSEGDVRDVEQALASRDVRLDEPVGEDGERTRADALAAGGPTVEEQVARRELGEKVQASIRRFRGGLSDRDRAILDDRILSEDPLTLQALGERFGTTREAVRQAEVKLMNRLKAHLAEELGDLGSIRIGPA comes from the coding sequence ATGAGCCTCGAGGAGTCCTCCGGATTGGAGCGCGAGTCGCTCGTCGATCCCCCCAACGGGGAGAAGGCGCTCGAAGAGGAGAGCGATGCCTCCGCCGCCGCACCGTCGGGGGCGCTCGTCCCCGTCGGCGGACGCTCGCTCGCGGCCACCGATCCCCTGAGGCGGTACATCGCCGAGGTCCGCCGTTACGCCCCACTGGACCGCGAAGAGGAGCAACGCCTGGCGAGGCTCTACCGCGAGACCGGGGACCGGGACGCGCTCTTCCGTCTCGTCACCTCGAACCTGATGCTCGTGGTCCGCATCGCTCTGTCGTTCAGGAGGGCCGTTCAGAGCGTGCTGGACCTGGTCCAAGAAGGAAACGTCGGTCTCATGCAGGCGCTGGAGCGTTTCGATCCGGATCTCGGCGTGCGCCTCCCCACCTACGCGGCGTGGTGGATTCGCGCGTACATCGTGAAGTTCCTCCTGGACAACGTGCGCCAAGTGCGCGTCGGGACCACGAATGCGCGCCGGAAGCTCCTCCACAATCTCGCGCAGGAAAGGCGACGCCTCGAGGCCGAGGGGTTCGAGGTCGGCCCCAAGCTGCTGGCGGAGCGGTTCGGGGTTTCCGAGGGCGATGTCCGCGATGTCGAGCAGGCCCTCGCCTCGAGGGACGTGCGTCTCGACGAGCCGGTCGGGGAGGACGGCGAGCGCACGCGCGCCGACGCTCTGGCGGCGGGAGGCCCGACGGTCGAGGAACAGGTGGCGCGGCGGGAGCTCGGCGAGAAGGTCCAGGCTTCGATTCGCAGGTTCCGTGGTGGCCTCTCGGACCGGGACCGCGCGATCCTCGACGACCGGATCCTGAGCGAAGATCCGCTGACGCTCCAGGCACTGGGCGAGCGGTTCGGTACCACCCGCGAAGCCGTCCGACAAGCCGAGGTCAAGCTCATGAATCGCTTGAAGGCGCACCTCGCCGAAGAGCTTGGCGACCTGGGGTCCATCCGAATCGGTCCGGCGTGA